The window GAGCGTATCGACGATTTCATCTCGAGTGGCTCCGGTGCGGACGATTTTGGGAATGAGTATTTTGATAGCTTCCGGAGACGGACTGTTGACTTGTATTGCCAGCATAATCAATTGACGCGTCTTTTCGTCAAGATGCGATCCCAGCGAGCCAACCATTTTCTGGTAATTCTTAACGACGTCTTTTCGGTTTTCCATTAAATAGGTCAAACCGTCTTTGTCCAAATCTTCCCATTTAAAATTTTCCGTAACCATGGCTTTTATCCTTGCCTATTTTCGTTATTTAACTTCTTCGAGCCAGCCGCGTTTATCTGGAATGTCTCCGATCTGTATTCCTGTTAATTGTTTGTATATTCGAGTCGTTATCGGACCGGGTTCCTTGCCATCTGCGTAGAAATTGTACAGTTTGCCGAGATAACTTAGGCAACCGACGGGAGTGATGACCGTGGCAGTTCCGCATGCGCCGACTTCCGCAAAATTATCAATTTCACTGACGCTGATCGGTCTTTCTTCCATTTTCAATCCGAAATCTTCGCGCACGACATCAATCAATGAATGACGAGTGATGCTATCCAAAATTGTATCTGATTTTGGCGTTGCCACCGAGCCGTCTTTGAAAACGAAGAAAACGTTCGATGCGCCTGTTTCTTCGAAATATTTGTGTTCTAAGGGATCGAGATAGACGACTTCATTGAAACCTTCATCTCTGGCTATTTTCAACGGAAGAAGTGACGCGGAATAATTGCCGCCGGCTTTTGCCTGACCAATGCCGTGTAAAGCGGCTCTATCGTAGAAAGACTCTACCTTTAAACTGATCGGTTTAAATCCGGCTTTGAAATACGGACCCACCGGCGAAACGAATACGACGAAAAGATATTCCAGAGCCGGATGAACGCCGAGATTTTCGCCAATACCAATCTGAAATGGTCGCAGGTAAAGCGACGCGCCTGTACCATAAGGCGGAATGTAGTCAATGTTGGCTTTCACCGCTGAGATGATGCCTTTCATGAATAATTCTTCTGGAACTTCCGCCATGAGCAGGCGTCGGGCAGATTTGCGGAAGCGTTTGGCGTTTTCGCGCGGACGGAAAAGCAGGATGCGCCCATCTTTCGCTCTTTGAGCCTTCATGCCTTCGAAGATTTGCTGACCGTAATGAAGACAAGTTGCTCCCTCGTCAATCGCAATCTTGTTTTCACTTGTCAGAATTCCTTCATTCCACGAACCATCTTTCCAATGTGCATGAAAAC is drawn from Candidatus Marinimicrobia bacterium CG08_land_8_20_14_0_20_45_22 and contains these coding sequences:
- a CDS encoding branched chain amino acid aminotransferase, which translates into the protein MDPKATEWSKLDFSYRYTPYRFHAHWKDGSWNEGILTSENKIAIDEGATCLHYGQQIFEGMKAQRAKDGRILLFRPRENAKRFRKSARRLLMAEVPEELFMKGIISAVKANIDYIPPYGTGASLYLRPFQIGIGENLGVHPALEYLFVVFVSPVGPYFKAGFKPISLKVESFYDRAALHGIGQAKAGGNYSASLLPLKIARDEGFNEVVYLDPLEHKYFEETGASNVFFVFKDGSVATPKSDTILDSITRHSLIDVVREDFGLKMEERPISVSEIDNFAEVGACGTATVITPVGCLSYLGKLYNFYADGKEPGPITTRIYKQLTGIQIGDIPDKRGWLEEVK